CGTTGGCGCGGCAGCTGCTCGGCTGGCAGCTGGCGATCGTCTTCGCCCTGCTCGCCTGCGTGGTGACCTTCTCGGTGATCCAGTCCGGGAAGAGTTTCGCCGACACCGAGGGCAGGCGGCTGCTGTCGGTCGCGGAGACCGTCGCCGCCACCCCGGGTGTGCCCGAGGGCCTGCTCGACCCGGTGCGCCGCGATCCGCTGCCGATCTTCGCGGAGAGTGCACGCAGCCTGTCCGGCGCCGACTCGGTGATCATCGCCTTGCCGAACCGCCGGGTGCTCACCTCGCCGGATCCCCGGCAGCTGCGTACCCAGCTGCCGATCGGGGACAGCACGGTCACCCGGGGCCGGTCCTGGGTCGGCGAGGTCGGGGACGAGCTGGTCGCGCACGTTCCGGTGATCGGCAACCGCGGCGAGCTGATCGGGATCGTCGCGGCGAGCAAGGCGACCCCCGGGTTCTTCGAAGGTGTCGCGAACTCGCCAGGCAACGCACTCGCGCTGCTGGCGATCGCGACGGTACTCGGGGTGGCCGGTTCGCTGTTCCTGGCCTGGCGGGTCAAACGCAAGACCCTTGGCCTGGAGCCAAGGGAGATCACCGGCCTGGTCGAGCACCGGGAGGCACTACTGCACGGCATCAAGGAAGGCGTCATCGCGCTGGACGAGCAGGACCGGATCACCCTGGTCAACGACACGGCGCGGGAGCTGCTGGCGCTGCCGCCCGACTGCGTCGGCACCTGGGTCGGCGAGCTGGAGGCGAACGAACGCCTGCTGGACGTGCTGACCGGCCGGGCGCACGGGGCCGACCAGATCGTGTTGCGGGCCGGCAGGGTGCTGGTGATGAACCGGATGCCGATCACAAGGGACGGCCGCGAGGTCGGCGCCGTGACCACGCTGCGGGACCGCACGGAGCTGGTCGCGCTACGCGAGGAGCTGGCGGCGAACTCCCTGGCCACGGACACGCTGCGCGCGCAGGCGCACGAGTTCACCAACCGGCTGCACACCATCGCCGGGCTGATCGAGCTGGGCGAGTACGACGAGGCACGCAGCTATGTGGATCTGGTCAGCAGGGCGCGGGACGAGTGGCACGACCAGGTGAGCGCCCATATCGGCGACCCGGCCGTGGCCGCATTGCTGATCGCCAAGGCCAGCCTGGCCGCCGAGCAGGGGGTGGGGATCAGGCTTGCCGAGGGCAGCAGGCTGGATGCCGTGGACGAGCAACTGTCCGCCGACCTGGTGACCGTGGTCGGCAACCTGGTTGACAACGCCCTGGACGCGCTGCGCGACCGCGGCCGCGGCGCCGCGGAAGGCGACTGGGTGGAGGTGACGATCCGGCAGGAGGCCACCCAGCTGCGCGTGGTGGTCCGCGACTCCGGCCCCGGGGTGGCCCCGGAGTTGGCCACCGAGGTGTTCACCCACGGCTTCACCACCAAGGTCGCCGAGCACGACGCGGGCGCGGCCGGGGCTCGCGGGCTCGGCCTGGCCCTGACCAGGCAGATCTGCCGGCGCAGGCATGGCTCGGTCGCGGTGCACAACGCCGGGGGCGCGGTGTTCACCGCCGTGTTGCCGCTGCCGCGGCGAGCGGGGGTGCCGAGGTGATCCGGGTGCTGGTGGTGGACGACGACTTCATGGTCGCCAAGGTGCACAGTGGATACGTGCAGCGCACGGAGGGCTTCTCGGTGGTCGGGGTTGCGCACACCGGCGCGGACGCCCTGCGCTCGGTTCGCGACCTGCGGCCGGACCTGGTGTTGCTGGACATCTACCTGCCGGATATGGACGGTATCGCCGTGCTGCGCGAGCTGCGTGCCGATCCGGCCACCGTGGACACCGACGTCGTGGTGATCACCGCGGCCCGTGATGTGGACACCATTCGCAGCGCGATGCGGGGTGGCGCGCTGCACTATCTCATCAAACCGTTCTCCCATTCCGCGCTCCGTGACCAGCTCCGGCATTTCGGTTCCCTGCACGCGAAACTGAATCGATTGTCCAGGGCATCGGTGGCCGGGCAGCAGGACGTGGACGACGTGTTCGGGGCGCGGCCACCGGCGGCGGGCAGCCTGCCGAAAGGGCTGACCCTGCAGACGGCCGAACTGGTGCGACAAGCACTGCAAGACCACCCGGACGGGTTATCGGCGACCGAGTGCGCGCAGGTCACCGAGCTGTCCAGGCCCAGCGCCCGCCGCTATCTCGAACATTTCGCTGCCACCGGAAACGCCGAGGTCCGGCTGCGCTACGGCGGTACCGGTCGGCCCGAACGGCAATACCACTGGCGGCAATAACATATTCGCACCCTCCTCGCCTCTTACAAGATCACCTCAAGGTGAGCGTATTTGCGCGCGCGATTTCCACAACGCGATGCGAAGGTGATCTTGAGGATTTCCGCGTCAGACACCGCGTTCAGGAAGGGGACGAGGTGGGGTCGGGTGGACTCGTTACTGCGCGCATTCGGCGAACTGATCCCGGCGACGATTATCGCGTCGCCGTTCGCCGTGCTGGCCTGGCTGGTGCTGAGCGAGCGGCGCGGCCGGAGGAGACCCCCGCGGACGGCGCGCCGCACCGCCGCGCTGGACGTCGCGATCGGCAGCAACGTCATCATCGTGTGCTTCCTGGTGACCATCCCGGTGCCCTGGCGGCCACCCACCGCCCTGCACCTGTGGCCGGGTACCGATCTGGTGGACGCCTTCGCCCCCACCGGCTCGCCCTGGCAGGTGATGGGCAACCTGGTGCTGCTCGCGCCGCTCGGCGCGCTGATCCCGCTGCGGGTGCGGGCCTCCCGGTCGCTGGTCAAGCTGGCGCTGGCCGCACTGATCGTGTCCACCATCGTGGAGGTGGGCCAGTACCTGCTGCACACCGGCCGGGTGACCGCCACCGACGACATCGTGCTGAACACCCTCGGCGCGGTCGCCGGTGCCCGGCTGACCCGGCGCTGGTGGTCGCACCGCTACCCGGGCATTTACGCGATCCCCGCGCCGCGCACCTCATCCCCCTCCCTGGAGTCCCTGCCTCGCCACACTCCGCACT
The sequence above is drawn from the Amycolatopsis aidingensis genome and encodes:
- a CDS encoding sensor histidine kinase, with the translated sequence MGAKGSLARQLLGWQLAIVFALLACVVTFSVIQSGKSFADTEGRRLLSVAETVAATPGVPEGLLDPVRRDPLPIFAESARSLSGADSVIIALPNRRVLTSPDPRQLRTQLPIGDSTVTRGRSWVGEVGDELVAHVPVIGNRGELIGIVAASKATPGFFEGVANSPGNALALLAIATVLGVAGSLFLAWRVKRKTLGLEPREITGLVEHREALLHGIKEGVIALDEQDRITLVNDTARELLALPPDCVGTWVGELEANERLLDVLTGRAHGADQIVLRAGRVLVMNRMPITRDGREVGAVTTLRDRTELVALREELAANSLATDTLRAQAHEFTNRLHTIAGLIELGEYDEARSYVDLVSRARDEWHDQVSAHIGDPAVAALLIAKASLAAEQGVGIRLAEGSRLDAVDEQLSADLVTVVGNLVDNALDALRDRGRGAAEGDWVEVTIRQEATQLRVVVRDSGPGVAPELATEVFTHGFTTKVAEHDAGAAGARGLGLALTRQICRRRHGSVAVHNAGGAVFTAVLPLPRRAGVPR
- a CDS encoding response regulator, translated to MIRVLVVDDDFMVAKVHSGYVQRTEGFSVVGVAHTGADALRSVRDLRPDLVLLDIYLPDMDGIAVLRELRADPATVDTDVVVITAARDVDTIRSAMRGGALHYLIKPFSHSALRDQLRHFGSLHAKLNRLSRASVAGQQDVDDVFGARPPAAGSLPKGLTLQTAELVRQALQDHPDGLSATECAQVTELSRPSARRYLEHFAATGNAEVRLRYGGTGRPERQYHWRQ
- a CDS encoding VanZ family protein, which produces MDSLLRAFGELIPATIIASPFAVLAWLVLSERRGRRRPPRTARRTAALDVAIGSNVIIVCFLVTIPVPWRPPTALHLWPGTDLVDAFAPTGSPWQVMGNLVLLAPLGALIPLRVRASRSLVKLALAALIVSTIVEVGQYLLHTGRVTATDDIVLNTLGAVAGARLTRRWWSHRYPGIYAIPAPRTSSPSLESLPRHTPH